Genomic window (Cyanobacteria bacterium GSL.Bin1):
TTTATGCGAGTATTGAAATGGCAAGAATGTGGTTAGAACAGGGTGCGATTGTTTCCACTGTTGATCGCGGCGGCGGCGATCGCGATTTTCAAGCCAATAGTACACAGCTAACGGATCGCCCTTTGGCGGTACTGGTGAATGGCAATTCAGCCAGTGCCAGTGAAATTTTAGCCGGTGCCCTGAAGGATAATAAGCGAGCGGTCATTGTTGGCAGTAAAACTTATGGCAAAGGAACAGTGCAATCGGTAAGTGCGCTCTCGGATGGATCAGGTTTGGCGGTCACCGTAGCCCGATATTATCCCCCGAGCGGAACCGATATTAATCAAACTGGTATTCAACCGGATATCAAAACCGCTTTGAACCGCAGCGACCAATTGCGGTTATCGGCAAATCCAGAGTTGCAGGGAACCCAACAAGATCCTCAATATGTCAGCGCGATCGCAGCCTTGAATCAACGTCTGGGCAAAGTAACGATGGAAGCTACCTCGTTCAATTAATGAGTCGCCATTAAACTTCAGGGCGAACCGCGGTTCGCCCCGAGTGCTAAGAAAAGGAAAATTCGATGATGGGGGTACACTAAACGGAAACATCGCCCAATTCTTCAACCACACCGCCTTCGATGCTTTCTTCGCCTTCACTTTCGGCTTCTTCTTCGGCTGGTTCTTCGGTTCTCCCTTCGACAATCGTTAAAACGGTACGCTCGGGATCATCACTGGCTGTAACTCCTTCCGGTAGGTTTAATTCACTAATGTGCAGCGTTGTCCCAATGGGCATATCAGTGACATCAATATTAATCACTTCCGGAATTTGACTCGGAGGGCACTGAATTGTTAATTCCGTAATCACTTGTTCAAGGAGTCCGCCTTCTCTAACGCCTTCGGCTTCACCTTCAAGATTGATAGGAACCACAACTTCCACGCTATCTTGACCGGCTACTGCAAATAGGCTGAGATGATAAATATCCGGTCGCCAAGGATGAGTTTGGACTTCCCGAATTAAAGCTCTTCCTTTCCAAGAAGCTTCAGGAACGTTCACTTCGACAAGGGTGTTATTCACAGAAGCATCTTTAAGCAACAGTTCCACATCTTTGGCTTTGGCAACCAAAGACATTGATTCAGCGCCGTTATGTCCATATAAAGCAGCAGGAATTAAACCTTCACGACGTAATGCTCTGGGTTTACTGCCTTCGGGTCGGGTTTGGCATTCAAATTTAACAGTTGTTGTCATGGTTTGTTCTTGAGTGAGTTAGGTGTTCAGATTTGCAATCAGGAATTAGTTTGCAAAGGGGGAATTAGAAGACTCATGGGGTTGCTGCGTGACTGGTGTGCCGTTGGCATCAAGAAGCGCCCGTTTCGGTCCATGAATCGGGTCTTCTACGATAATGGTTTGGTCACGACTCGCCCCCAAAGACACAATGGCAATGGGAACTTCCATTAATTCCGCTAAGAATTTCAGATAATTGAGCGCAGCTTTGGGGAGGTCTTCTAAACTCCGACAGGCTGCTGTTGACTGTTGCCAACCCGGTAAAGTTTCATAAATGGGTTCGCAACGGGCAAAGCGTAAGGCACTACTGGGGAAATTGTCACAACGTACCCCATCAATATTATACGCAACACACACTTTAATTTCAGCGAGGGTATCGAGGACATCAAGCTTGGTAATCGCCAGACAGTCCATACCGTTAATACGGACCGCATAGCGTCCAATGACGGCATCAAACCAACCGCAACGGCGACGACGACCGGTGGTTGTCCCAAATTCCGCACCGCGATCGCAGAGTTCCTGTCCTAAAGTTCCCTCTAATTCTGTGGGAAACGGACCTTCTCCTACTCGGGTGGTATAGGCTTTTGCTACGCCAATCACGCGATCAATCATCGTCGGACCGACACCGGCGCCAATGCAAGCGCCACCCGCTACAGGATTGGAAGAGGTGACATAGGGATAGGTTCCATGATCTAAATCCAAGAGGGTTCCTTGCGCCCCTTCAAATAGAATATTGCGTTTTTTCTTAATGCCTTCATCAATTTTGAGGGAACTATCGACAACATGGGGACGTAAACGCTCCGCATAGCCGAGATATTCCTCAATCACTGCTTTCGGGTCTAAAGGTGGGAGATCATATAGCTTTTCTAAAAGAACATTTTTATAGTTGATTGTCCACTCTAATTGTTCCTCAACTTGATCACGATTCATCAAATCGAGAATCCGAATCCCGGTACGTTCAGATTTATCCGCATAGGTGGGACCAATGCCCCGTCCGGTGGTACCAATTTTTTTGGTGCCCCGTTTCTGCTCTGATCCTTGATCAATCAGCCGATGATACGGCATTGTGACGTGAGCAGTTTGGGAAATCATTAAGTTTTCCGTGGAAATATTTAGTGCTGCGAGTTGGTCTAACTCTTCGATCAGCACTTGGGGATCAATCACTGTTCCCGAACCAATAATACATTGGGTTTCTGGGTATAAAATCCCAGAAGGAATCAGATGCAGCTTAAAGGTTTGATCTTTAACGACTACAGTGTGTCCAGCGTTGACCCCTCCTTGGTAGCGAACAACGATATCGGCTGACTTACTGAGCAAGTCAGTAATTTTACCTTTACCTTCGTCGCCCCATTGGGCTCCAATTACAATAACGTTAGCCAAGAGTTCTCTTTTTTTTCTTAATGGGCTACAGTTTTCAGCAATAATCAACCACAAGCGCGCCTACTAACTGGGATGATTCCAGCTAGTTAGCTAGCAGCACCGTTTTAACCTGCAATTTTCATTCCAGGGAATGGCTGACAAACTACAATATTTATCACTTAAACTGGGAATTGTCAATTCTGATTCGCTCGTTCGTTAATAATTTTAAGGGGAGATTGATTGTGGCACTGTATGCAGAATTACATCGTCATCTCGGGGGATCGGTGGTTCCTCGTGTGTTGTGGCGCTATTTTCAACGACGGGATACTGCAAAAGCGGAAAAATTTGACAATTATGCTGAGTTTGAAGACTTTTACACCCGCCCTCGCAATACTTTAGAAGAATATTTAGAGTTACACACCTTAGTGGAAAGTGTCCAGACTCTCGAAACCTTACCCTATTTTATCTATCGGCTGATTCGGGGAGCATATGTGTTTGAAAACCTCGCTTATCTCGAATTACGCTATACCCCCTATTTACGAACCGATGAAAGCCTAGACTCTCACCAACGCATTACTCAGATGCGGGATATCGTGAAAATTGTCGGGGAAGCCAGCAAGGTGGGAGAATATCCCATAATCACCAGTCAGATTCTCTGTATGCACTCTCGGCTCTCCTATGAAGTGAATCGGGCAATTATCGATTTAGCAGCCGATCACCCGGAGTATATTTGTGC
Coding sequences:
- a CDS encoding adenylosuccinate synthase; the protein is MANVIVIGAQWGDEGKGKITDLLSKSADIVVRYQGGVNAGHTVVVKDQTFKLHLIPSGILYPETQCIIGSGTVIDPQVLIEELDQLAALNISTENLMISQTAHVTMPYHRLIDQGSEQKRGTKKIGTTGRGIGPTYADKSERTGIRILDLMNRDQVEEQLEWTINYKNVLLEKLYDLPPLDPKAVIEEYLGYAERLRPHVVDSSLKIDEGIKKKRNILFEGAQGTLLDLDHGTYPYVTSSNPVAGGACIGAGVGPTMIDRVIGVAKAYTTRVGEGPFPTELEGTLGQELCDRGAEFGTTTGRRRRCGWFDAVIGRYAVRINGMDCLAITKLDVLDTLAEIKVCVAYNIDGVRCDNFPSSALRFARCEPIYETLPGWQQSTAACRSLEDLPKAALNYLKFLAELMEVPIAIVSLGASRDQTIIVEDPIHGPKRALLDANGTPVTQQPHESSNSPFAN
- a CDS encoding 50S ribosomal protein L25/general stress protein Ctc, whose amino-acid sequence is MTTTVKFECQTRPEGSKPRALRREGLIPAALYGHNGAESMSLVAKAKDVELLLKDASVNNTLVEVNVPEASWKGRALIREVQTHPWRPDIYHLSLFAVAGQDSVEVVVPINLEGEAEGVREGGLLEQVITELTIQCPPSQIPEVINIDVTDMPIGTTLHISELNLPEGVTASDDPERTVLTIVEGRTEEPAEEEAESEGEESIEGGVVEELGDVSV